The genomic region GGCCGCCGGGGTCACCACGATGGCCAGCTACCGGCACTTCCCGAACCGGGAGGCGTTGCTGCGCACCGTGGTGGACAACGCGGTCGCCGAGGTCACCGCGACCTGGGGGCGGCGCAGTCCGGACGGGACCTTCGAGCAGCGGGTGGACGGCCTGGCCGAGGACTTCCTGGACTTCGCGCTGGGCCAGCCGAACCTGTACACCTTCGTCATCACCGAGCGGCGGGACGGGGTGCGGCAGTTCCCCTCGGACTTCCAGGCAGGCGACTCGCCGACCTTCGCCCCGGTGTTCGCGGTGGTGGCCGAGGCCATCCGGGACGGGCTGCTGCGCGAGGGTGATCCACTGGAGGTCACCCTGGCCCTGACCACCCCGGTGCTGGGCCTGTTGCAGCTGTACCACGGCGGCCGCATCGCACTGTCCGAAAAGGACTTCCGCGCGCTGTGCAAGCGCA from Crossiella sp. CA-258035 harbors:
- a CDS encoding TetR/AcrR family transcriptional regulator, encoding MGTADRIAAAALTILLAEGAQAVTMRRVAAAAGVTTMASYRHFPNREALLRTVVDNAVAEVTATWGRRSPDGTFEQRVDGLAEDFLDFALGQPNLYTFVITERRDGVRQFPSDFQAGDSPTFAPVFAVVAEAIRDGLLREGDPLEVTLALTTPVLGLLQLYHGGRIALSEKDFRALCKRTTERVLDGLRT